The Klebsiella sp. RHBSTW-00484 genome includes a window with the following:
- the prfH gene encoding peptide chain release factor H, translated as MILLQLSSAQGPDECCLAVKMSLDRLMQEATEQRVSLTLLESEPGRHSGTLRSALLSLDGDAAFALSESWCGTLKWIFPSPFRPNHGRKNWYVGVGSFSSDEQERSGEIRFETLRSSGPGGQHVNKTDSAVRATHLASGISVKVQSERSQHANKRLARLLIAWKLEQQRQDDSAALKSERRMFHHQIERGNPVRTFSGR; from the coding sequence ATGATTTTATTGCAACTCTCTTCTGCCCAAGGGCCAGATGAATGTTGTCTGGCGGTAAAAATGTCGTTGGATCGGCTAATGCAGGAAGCAACTGAGCAGCGGGTTTCTCTGACGCTGCTGGAAAGCGAGCCGGGTCGACATTCCGGTACGCTGCGTTCGGCTCTGCTTTCGCTGGATGGCGACGCCGCGTTTGCCTTAAGTGAAAGCTGGTGCGGCACTCTAAAGTGGATTTTCCCCAGCCCGTTCAGGCCCAATCACGGGCGTAAAAACTGGTATGTTGGCGTAGGAAGTTTTTCCAGCGACGAGCAGGAGCGGTCCGGAGAGATTCGCTTTGAAACGCTACGTTCTTCCGGCCCCGGTGGGCAGCATGTAAATAAGACCGACTCCGCAGTGCGCGCCACGCATCTGGCGAGCGGGATCAGCGTGAAGGTGCAGTCGGAACGGAGTCAACATGCCAATAAACGGCTGGCGCGATTGTTAATTGCCTGGAAGCTGGAACAGCAGCGGCAGGATGATAGCGCAGCGTTGAAATCTGAACGGCGAATGTTTCATCATCAGATTGAGCGCGGCAATCCAGTGCGGACGTTTAGCGGGCGGTAA